A single genomic interval of Lathyrus oleraceus cultivar Zhongwan6 chromosome 7, CAAS_Psat_ZW6_1.0, whole genome shotgun sequence harbors:
- the LOC127102057 gene encoding uncharacterized protein LOC127102057 has product MYLKAKDYDEPFPDEGPERGSRWGLIFVGVVNAYNNGIGAIIVTPHGSRIPFTTSRTFNFKNNMAGYEACIMGLKEAIDLRIKILDVYGESTLVINQIKGEWETRQPGLIPYKYYARRLSTFFNEIEFHHIPHEENKMADALAILSSMIIVNWWNDIPKINVMRLDRPAHVFSAEEVNDDKPWYHDINCFIQKQEYPFRVSNKDKKNFENIGW; this is encoded by the coding sequence ATGTATTTAAAAGCAAAAGACTACGATGAACCATTTCCAGATGAAGGGCCAGAGCGGGGGTCCCGTTGGGGATTGATATTTGTTGGAGTTGTTAATGCTTACAATAATGGAATTGGGGCCATCATCGTTACTCCTCATGGTTCCCGCATTCCTTTTACCACAAGTCGGACATtcaattttaaaaacaacatgGCAGGGTATGAGGCTTGCATTATGGGTCTCAAAGAAGCTATCGATTTGAGAATCAAGATTCTGGATGTGTATGGAGAATCGACTTTGGTaatcaatcagatcaaaggagagTGGGAAACTCGTCAACCCGGTTTAATCCCCTATAAATattatgcaaggaggttgtcAACCTTCTTCAATGAaattgagtttcatcatattccccatgaagaaaataaaatggcAGACGCATTAGCCATTTTGTCCTCTATGATTATTGTGAACTGGTGGAATGATATACCCAAAATTAATGTTATGCGCCTTGACAGACCCGCTCATGTGTTTTCAGCAGAAGAGGTCAAcgatgataagccgtggtatcaTGATATAAATTGCTTTATTCAGAAGCAAGAGTATCCATTTAGGGTATCGAACAAAGACAAAAAAAACTTTGAGAATATTGGTTGGTAA
- the LOC127102056 gene encoding uncharacterized protein LOC127102056 — protein MTDGILATLDQLYDLLYHCFTFPDYQLAPILEEYSYLLGLPISDQIPFSGFEEISKDKVIYKATHLKMSEIKDHMTTKGGILGLPAKFLMDKTCYFASMKIPTLLADTYHSIYLKNSYSGGMKIMYFTHYDIEWYSYAYDEPKIIDSCGEFPNAPFLGTKRDINYNPILTRRQLGYPMKDKPSNILLEGLFFKEAKDNKALKEKIVHARHHVHKKGREVIGKPKCVYLDPYLQRVQARSIKLKMPYPRHEPFPIANREPTLIFMIDTEKLQIALTKVQQERDAWKNKYQFVNNENEQIQKHLKKKNEEELSKKKRKVQEDLFSSSIQLDTPPTSVAWKLIVDKLVLEKTQMEDQIKELNRKLQG, from the exons ATGACAGATGGAATTCTTGCTACCCTAGACCAGTTATATGATCTATTGTATCATTGCTTCACCTTTCCAGATTACCAGCTTGCGCCCATACTAGAGGAGTATTCCTATTTGCTTGGATTACCTATTTCTGATCAGATCCCATTTTCTGGATTTGAGGAGATTTCTAAGGATAAAGTTATTTATAAAGCTACTCATTTGAAGATGTCTGAGATTAAAGATCATATGACCACCAAgggaggtattcttgggttgcCAGCTAAGTTTCTGATGGATAAAACTTGTTACTTTGCTAGTATGAAGA TTCCCACTCTACTTGCAGATACCTACCATTCCATTTATCTAAAAAACTCTTATAGTGGGGGGATG AAGATTATGTATTTCACACATTATGATATTGAGTGGTATAGTTATGCTTACGATGAACCGAAAATCATTGATAGTTGTGGAGAGTTTCCTAATGCGCCTTTTCTCGGTACCAAAAGAGATATCAACTACAACCCAATTTTGACTCGTCGTCAGCTTGGATATCCTATGAAAGATAAGCCAAGCAATATACTCTTGGAAGGCCTCTTCTTTAAAGAAGCTAAAGATAACAAAGCACTTAAGGAGAAGATTGTGCATGCCCGACATCATGTCCATAAAAAGGGGAGAGAAGTTATAGGGAAGCCAAAATGTGTTTATTTAGATCCTTATCTTCAAAGGGTACAAGCTAGGTCTATCaagttgaagatgccttatcctcGCCATGAGCCTTTTCCTATAGCCAATAGAGAGCCTACTCTGATTTTCATGATTGATACGGAGAAACTTCAGATTGCTTTGACCAAGGTGCAACAAGAAAGGGACGCTTGGAAGAACAAATACCAGTTTGTCAACAATGAGAATGAACAAATCCAAAAGCATTTGAAGAAAAAGAATGAAGAGGAGCTTTCCAAAAAGAAGAGAAaggtgcaagaggatttattttcctctagcatTCAACTAGATACTCCTCCCACCTCAGTTGCTTGGAAGTTGATTGTTGACAAGCTCGTgcttgagaagactcagatggAAGACCAGATCAAGGAGCTCAATAGGAAGCTACAAGGATGA